One region of Ensifer sp. WSM1721 genomic DNA includes:
- a CDS encoding UDP-N-acetylmuramoyl-L-alanyl-D-glutamate--2,6-diaminopimelate ligase, whose protein sequence is MKLKDLLGTDLPEATHLMAGPAGDMSVNGVSSDSRKIKPGMLFVALSGAKADGGYFIDEAVGRGAAAIISAQHAECPVPVLITSNPRRFLALASARFFQRQPEKVVAVTGSAGKTSVVSFARQIWAHGGNTAAQIGTTGVVSPKQSEHGSRTTPDPVELHRILAGLEAEGVTHVAMEASSHGLDQHRLDGVRLSAGAFTNLGRDHMDYHRSVDEYMAAKMRLFGTLLPKGAPAVTFADGPASERAAGVAAAAGLDVRTVGKKGRYLVLEDLQPRSHQQIMKVCFGDRSFEATVPLAGEFQIANALVAAALAISTGLPPDVAIAATEHLIGAPGRMERIGTTFQGAPVYVDYAHKPEALTAVLSATRRLTAGRVILVFGCGGDRDKGKRRLMGEIAAKLSDVVIVTDDNPRSEDAASIRSEILGAAFGAIEIADRAEAIRAAVLMLQEGDTLVVAGKGHEEGQTVGETVIPFSDRNELRKALLETWR, encoded by the coding sequence ATGAAGCTGAAAGATCTGCTCGGCACAGATTTGCCGGAAGCCACTCACCTTATGGCGGGACCTGCTGGCGACATGTCCGTCAACGGTGTTTCCTCTGACAGCCGTAAGATCAAGCCGGGAATGCTGTTCGTCGCCCTATCGGGAGCGAAGGCTGATGGTGGCTATTTTATTGACGAGGCCGTTGGGCGTGGAGCTGCGGCCATAATCTCGGCTCAACACGCCGAGTGTCCCGTGCCGGTGTTGATAACTTCCAATCCAAGAAGGTTTCTGGCGCTTGCATCGGCCCGCTTCTTCCAAAGACAGCCAGAAAAAGTTGTTGCAGTGACAGGCAGCGCAGGCAAGACGTCGGTGGTTTCCTTCGCGAGGCAAATCTGGGCTCATGGTGGCAATACCGCCGCTCAGATTGGAACAACAGGTGTTGTGTCGCCCAAACAAAGCGAACACGGGTCAAGGACAACACCTGATCCAGTCGAATTGCATCGTATCTTGGCGGGCCTCGAAGCTGAGGGTGTGACGCATGTTGCGATGGAGGCATCGAGCCACGGCTTAGACCAGCACCGCCTTGATGGCGTTCGTCTGTCAGCAGGGGCGTTTACCAACCTTGGGCGCGACCATATGGATTACCACCGGTCGGTTGACGAGTATATGGCCGCCAAAATGCGGCTGTTCGGCACGTTGCTCCCCAAAGGAGCCCCAGCCGTCACCTTTGCCGACGGGCCGGCGTCAGAACGCGCCGCTGGAGTTGCTGCTGCGGCCGGTCTGGATGTGAGGACTGTCGGAAAAAAAGGACGCTACCTTGTACTGGAAGATTTGCAGCCGCGGAGTCATCAGCAGATCATGAAGGTCTGTTTCGGGGACCGCAGCTTCGAAGCGACAGTTCCTCTCGCAGGTGAGTTCCAGATTGCCAATGCTCTTGTGGCCGCTGCGCTTGCCATCTCCACGGGACTGCCTCCAGACGTCGCGATCGCTGCAACAGAGCATTTGATTGGCGCCCCCGGCCGTATGGAGCGAATTGGAACGACATTCCAAGGAGCGCCAGTGTATGTCGACTACGCCCACAAACCTGAGGCTTTAACAGCGGTATTGTCGGCTACTCGCCGGCTAACTGCCGGTCGCGTGATCCTGGTTTTTGGTTGCGGCGGCGACCGGGACAAGGGCAAGCGGCGCCTTATGGGCGAGATTGCGGCAAAGCTTTCGGATGTCGTCATCGTGACGGACGACAATCCTCGTTCAGAGGACGCCGCTTCTATTCGATCTGAGATTTTGGGCGCCGCTTTTGGTGCGATCGAGATTGCTGACAGAGCTGAAGCTATTCGGGCAGCGGTCCTTATGCTGCAAGAAGGCGACACGCTCGTGGTTGCCGGTAAGGGCCATGAGGAAGGACAGACGGTTGGCGAAACCGTGATTCCGTTTTCCGACCGCAACGAGTTGCGGAAGGCACTGTTAGAAACATGGCGATAA
- a CDS encoding FAD-binding oxidoreductase — protein sequence MNGDVGRHAVVIGCGIVGACIAHALLNEGWQVRLIEPGPPGGEQAASFGNGAFISPASVVPISTPGLWKKIPTYLLSSTSPLTIRWRYLPRLFPWLCRFMLAGWTVPKVEQTARALGSLLQDCADRHRILSKQCGCDHFIRQDGLLYVYPSRAEFELDALAWRLRRENGVVWRELEDDDLHRFEPALNRRYQFAALVEKGGNCTDPGRYVSALVCSALTRGATLIDARATGFVFSEGMRVSVQTDRGGVQCDKAVIAAGIFSKPLAAQAGDIIPLESERGYHVEIAAPASTPHIPVLPSDGKVANTPIAGRLRASGQVELASLHAPPNWKRADILLKQLLVTFPELSKNQRDLAITRWQGHRPSTPDSLPVIDVSSSCRSIVYAFGHGHVGLASAPRTAELVAALVADREPSIDRNPFRATRFRWRKAS from the coding sequence ATGAACGGTGATGTCGGTCGGCATGCTGTTGTTATCGGCTGCGGCATCGTTGGCGCATGCATTGCTCATGCGCTCCTTAACGAGGGCTGGCAGGTCAGGCTGATTGAACCTGGTCCCCCGGGCGGCGAACAGGCTGCGAGCTTCGGCAACGGTGCCTTTATTAGCCCGGCGTCTGTTGTGCCAATATCGACACCGGGTCTCTGGAAAAAGATCCCCACCTATCTCCTGTCTTCGACAAGTCCTCTCACAATCAGGTGGCGCTACCTGCCCCGCCTCTTCCCTTGGCTTTGCAGGTTCATGCTTGCGGGATGGACCGTCCCGAAGGTCGAGCAGACTGCAAGAGCTTTGGGTTCGCTCCTACAGGACTGCGCGGATCGGCATCGCATTCTTTCGAAACAGTGCGGCTGCGACCATTTTATCCGACAGGATGGTTTGCTCTATGTTTACCCGTCGAGAGCAGAGTTCGAGTTGGATGCGCTCGCTTGGCGGCTGCGGCGGGAGAACGGAGTCGTTTGGCGCGAACTCGAGGACGATGATCTGCATCGCTTCGAACCAGCGCTCAACCGTCGCTATCAATTTGCTGCACTTGTAGAGAAGGGTGGAAATTGCACTGATCCCGGCCGCTATGTTTCCGCTTTGGTTTGCTCGGCGCTCACGCGAGGCGCAACCTTGATCGATGCCCGAGCGACGGGGTTCGTGTTTTCAGAGGGTATGCGAGTTTCAGTTCAAACGGACAGAGGCGGTGTCCAGTGCGACAAGGCCGTCATCGCCGCCGGAATATTCTCAAAACCCCTCGCAGCCCAGGCGGGAGACATCATTCCCCTCGAAAGCGAGCGGGGTTATCATGTTGAGATTGCCGCCCCTGCATCAACCCCGCATATCCCTGTCCTGCCGAGCGACGGAAAAGTGGCAAACACACCAATCGCAGGAAGGCTACGCGCTTCTGGGCAGGTGGAACTGGCCAGCCTGCACGCCCCGCCCAATTGGAAGCGCGCAGACATTCTACTGAAGCAACTGCTCGTTACCTTTCCGGAGCTGAGCAAAAATCAGCGCGATCTCGCGATAACACGCTGGCAAGGTCATCGTCCATCGACGCCCGACAGCCTACCGGTGATCGATGTTAGTTCGAGTTGCCGCTCCATTGTATATGCTTTTGGTCATGGGCACGTCGGTCTTGCCTCGGCGCCGCGTACAGCCGAGCTGGTCGCGGCTCTTGTCGCCGACCGTGAGCCGTCCATCGATAGAAATCCGTTCAGAGCGACACGCTTCCGATGGCGGAAGGCATCATAA
- a CDS encoding SDR family NAD(P)-dependent oxidoreductase, translating into MDFKPTILITGAASGIGSAVARRVAAPDVQLLLHTGRNLDALKAVADEARACGANVVVELCDLADPSVPARLVQAAGKAFGRVDQIVSNAGKAQRATFEEVSDDDLEQAFATMPIAFFRLVKEALPDLRISPQGRVVAVSSFVAHAFGTNDMHFSATGAAKAALEALAKSLAAQTAADGVTVNCVVPGFVRKDAGGHAATSADAMERAREITPNARLGEPSDVAELVAFLLSPAANHITGQTMHVDGGLLLR; encoded by the coding sequence ATGGACTTCAAACCAACCATTCTCATTACCGGGGCAGCCAGCGGGATCGGATCGGCGGTCGCGCGTCGCGTTGCGGCTCCAGATGTCCAACTGCTTCTTCATACTGGTAGGAACCTGGACGCTCTCAAGGCGGTGGCTGACGAAGCGCGCGCCTGCGGCGCTAACGTTGTCGTTGAACTTTGTGATCTCGCCGACCCTTCTGTGCCGGCCAGGCTGGTTCAGGCCGCCGGGAAGGCGTTTGGGAGAGTTGATCAGATCGTGTCGAATGCAGGCAAGGCACAGCGCGCCACTTTTGAAGAAGTGTCGGATGATGATCTGGAGCAAGCCTTCGCAACGATGCCAATCGCCTTCTTCCGTCTTGTGAAGGAAGCGCTTCCGGATCTCCGCATATCACCTCAGGGGCGGGTCGTAGCAGTGAGCTCGTTCGTTGCTCACGCGTTCGGGACAAATGATATGCATTTTTCCGCAACGGGGGCGGCAAAAGCTGCATTGGAGGCTTTGGCGAAATCGCTTGCCGCCCAAACTGCGGCCGATGGGGTGACTGTCAATTGTGTGGTCCCGGGCTTTGTAAGGAAAGATGCCGGCGGCCACGCCGCCACCTCCGCCGATGCAATGGAACGCGCGCGGGAAATTACACCGAACGCTCGACTAGGAGAGCCATCCGATGTAGCGGAACTCGTGGCATTTTTGCTTTCACCAGCGGCGAACCACATTACCGGTCAGACGATGCACGTGGACGGGGGCCTCCTTCTAAGGTGA
- a CDS encoding D-amino acid dehydrogenase — protein sequence MKVAVLGAGVVGSATAYMLANDGHEVTVIDRRSRPGMETSFANGGLMTPSDSSPWNSPGTVRRLGKMLFDSHSTLKINPSAVPSIVGWGLKFLSNSTYARHKSNMIANIRIASLSLETLRSIRQTSTLNYDQTVRGTMRVFPRDGRMSEFVQMCREMQEWGVKFDVLNQEQILEKEPCLKDVIDRYIGAVFFPDDESGDAYKFTNEMARLATELGAQFLTNTTVLEIAKDFSTKISHVKTSKGDIQADAYVLSLGSYSPLLARPLGLRLPIIPVKGYSVTLPLNGWKGGPTRPVMDDGYHAMMVPMGDRLRMGGKAEFARYNTHIDPKEGRRVLNDVLKILPAMAAHVDVESALNWSGLRPMTPGGAPLVGLTPYSNLFLNTGHGPLGWTMSCGSAKITADLITHGRVLNNSVNPMDYAL from the coding sequence ATGAAGGTAGCTGTGCTCGGTGCCGGTGTCGTCGGTAGCGCAACGGCGTATATGCTTGCGAACGATGGGCACGAGGTAACCGTGATCGACCGCCGTTCTCGCCCGGGTATGGAAACGAGTTTCGCAAACGGCGGCCTGATGACTCCCAGCGACTCCAGCCCCTGGAATTCACCAGGTACCGTTAGACGACTTGGCAAGATGCTGTTCGACAGCCACTCCACGCTGAAAATCAACCCAAGCGCAGTGCCTTCGATCGTTGGTTGGGGCCTGAAATTCCTATCGAATTCAACTTATGCGCGTCATAAATCTAACATGATCGCCAATATCAGGATCGCGAGCCTGAGTTTAGAGACATTGCGCAGTATTCGCCAAACCTCGACCCTCAATTACGATCAGACGGTACGGGGCACCATGCGAGTTTTTCCGCGAGACGGCCGCATGTCAGAGTTCGTGCAGATGTGTCGGGAGATGCAGGAGTGGGGCGTTAAGTTCGACGTTCTCAACCAGGAGCAAATTCTGGAAAAAGAGCCATGCTTAAAGGATGTGATCGATCGCTATATTGGCGCTGTCTTTTTTCCAGACGATGAAAGTGGCGATGCCTACAAGTTTACGAACGAAATGGCTCGCCTCGCCACGGAATTGGGCGCTCAGTTTTTGACGAATACCACTGTGCTGGAGATAGCCAAGGATTTCTCGACGAAGATTTCGCATGTGAAGACATCTAAGGGCGACATTCAAGCCGATGCCTACGTGCTCTCGCTTGGCAGTTACAGCCCCCTCCTGGCTCGTCCCCTGGGGCTACGGCTTCCGATCATTCCCGTTAAAGGTTACTCTGTGACCTTACCTCTGAACGGTTGGAAGGGGGGACCGACACGTCCGGTCATGGATGACGGCTACCATGCGATGATGGTGCCAATGGGCGACCGTCTACGCATGGGCGGTAAAGCTGAGTTCGCCAGATATAATACGCATATTGACCCAAAAGAGGGGCGGCGGGTCTTGAATGACGTTCTCAAAATTTTGCCGGCGATGGCCGCACATGTTGACGTCGAGTCAGCCCTGAACTGGTCGGGTCTTCGCCCGATGACGCCCGGCGGCGCCCCTCTCGTTGGGCTTACCCCTTATAGCAATCTTTTCCTGAATACCGGTCACGGCCCGCTTGGCTGGACCATGTCCTGCGGTTCGGCAAAAATCACTGCGGACCTCATCACCCATGGGCGTGTGTTGAATAACAGCGTCAATCCGATGGATTACGCGCTCTGA
- a CDS encoding amidase: MKLHEYARYDATGLAGLVRKRDITAVELVRLAREAHDQINPAINGVIEFYDDAETVTGSDTGPFCGVPFLRKDTGPSEAGRLQEQGSRLLQGHRPAVESYFMERARSGGLRILGRTTMPEFGTRGSSESLACGITRNPWNLDLTAGGSSSGSAAVVAAGVVPIAHASDGAGSIRIPASLCGLVGLNPSRGRISGGPNKQDAGYGNVRDFVVCRSVRDMAAALDVLHGPQPGDPFVIASPERPYVEELEQPSNRLRVGMPTSPPGTAMGDPDIRGAVEKTAKLLESMGHLIEEIPPLVDFAEYGKVLAGMAHMRFSSLDRTARALGRDINEETLEPHNLELYHVGKQLPLAYAQEIFEGARKIRSEVGEATKDFDILLTPTMLAKALPHDRYRKLTGDELMDAELEIEQHLAIFNITGQPSVSLPLFQSVNELPIGIQIVGRFGDEATLVRIARDLERAVPWSTRRPPVFAGYAG; the protein is encoded by the coding sequence ATGAAACTACATGAATATGCCCGATACGACGCCACAGGGCTTGCGGGATTAGTCCGCAAGCGCGACATCACCGCCGTGGAGCTTGTGCGACTGGCACGGGAGGCGCACGACCAAATTAACCCTGCCATTAATGGCGTCATCGAGTTCTACGACGATGCCGAGACCGTAACGGGTTCAGACACGGGACCTTTTTGCGGGGTGCCCTTCCTGCGCAAGGACACCGGTCCGAGCGAAGCCGGGCGGCTGCAAGAGCAAGGAAGTAGACTTCTCCAGGGCCACCGCCCGGCGGTAGAGAGTTATTTTATGGAGCGCGCACGATCTGGTGGGCTGCGCATTCTAGGTCGCACCACCATGCCTGAGTTCGGCACGAGGGGGTCAAGCGAATCCCTGGCTTGCGGGATCACGCGCAACCCATGGAACCTTGACCTGACAGCGGGCGGCTCGTCTTCGGGGTCCGCGGCCGTCGTCGCCGCCGGCGTTGTGCCGATCGCGCATGCTAGCGACGGCGCCGGTTCCATTCGTATCCCCGCATCACTTTGCGGCCTTGTCGGCTTGAACCCATCGCGCGGCCGCATTTCCGGCGGCCCGAACAAGCAGGATGCCGGCTACGGAAATGTCCGCGATTTTGTGGTCTGCCGGAGCGTTCGTGACATGGCGGCTGCCCTCGATGTTTTGCATGGGCCCCAGCCTGGCGATCCGTTCGTCATAGCGTCGCCGGAGCGGCCCTATGTGGAGGAACTTGAACAACCAAGCAACCGGCTCAGGGTCGGTATGCCCACTTCACCGCCAGGAACGGCAATGGGCGATCCGGATATCCGTGGTGCTGTCGAGAAAACTGCGAAGCTACTGGAGTCTATGGGGCACCTCATAGAGGAGATCCCCCCACTTGTTGATTTCGCTGAATACGGCAAGGTCTTGGCGGGAATGGCTCACATGAGATTTTCCTCGCTTGATAGGACAGCGCGTGCGCTCGGCCGTGACATCAACGAAGAGACCCTGGAGCCTCACAATCTCGAGCTCTACCACGTGGGAAAGCAACTCCCGCTTGCATATGCGCAGGAAATTTTCGAAGGCGCTCGTAAGATCCGTTCGGAGGTAGGTGAGGCCACAAAGGACTTCGACATTCTTCTGACGCCCACGATGCTGGCTAAGGCGCTTCCCCACGACAGATACAGAAAGCTCACCGGCGACGAACTCATGGATGCCGAATTGGAGATTGAACAGCATCTGGCAATCTTCAATATTACTGGCCAGCCCTCGGTTTCTTTACCATTATTCCAGAGTGTGAACGAACTGCCCATCGGAATACAGATCGTAGGGCGCTTCGGCGACGAGGCGACCCTCGTTCGTATTGCACGTGACTTGGAGCGAGCGGTCCCTTGGTCGACGCGTCGACCCCCCGTTTTCGCAGGATACGCCGGCTAG
- a CDS encoding ABC transporter ATP-binding protein encodes MIKALDGINFQIAPGETLAIVGESGCGKSTLASTLLGLARFDAGTIEIGGNAVTAPVHGATMPPRRDIGVVFQNPHSSLDPRMKVRSIIAEPLDAILGMRGDAATRRTGELLSQVGLSAEYLNRYPHQLSGGQMQRVAIARALALEPRLLVLDEPTAALDVSVQAQILTLLKTLQANSNVGYLFITHDLGVVDYIAHRVAVMYLGRIVESGPVADVFADPRHPYTRALLDAVPVIDPGRRRLPVPVDGEVPSPLNRPSGCGFAPRCRWATSECDAVEPKLCEPEAGGRAYACLHPLSHKKT; translated from the coding sequence ATGATAAAGGCCCTGGACGGTATCAACTTCCAAATCGCGCCGGGCGAGACACTGGCGATTGTGGGTGAGTCCGGGTGCGGTAAGAGCACGCTAGCGTCCACGCTCCTAGGTCTTGCAAGATTCGATGCGGGCACGATTGAGATCGGCGGCAACGCTGTCACTGCGCCCGTCCATGGGGCGACGATGCCCCCACGCCGCGACATCGGCGTGGTGTTCCAGAACCCGCATTCCTCACTCGATCCGAGAATGAAGGTACGCTCCATTATCGCCGAGCCGCTGGACGCTATTCTTGGCATGCGCGGCGATGCTGCTACTCGGCGCACGGGGGAACTGCTGAGCCAGGTTGGACTTAGCGCAGAGTACCTCAACCGTTATCCGCACCAGCTTTCCGGCGGGCAGATGCAGCGCGTCGCGATAGCGCGTGCGTTGGCGCTTGAGCCGCGGCTACTTGTGCTTGACGAGCCAACTGCTGCGCTTGATGTATCCGTGCAAGCGCAGATTTTGACACTCCTGAAGACTCTGCAGGCCAACTCGAACGTCGGCTATCTATTCATCACCCACGACCTTGGTGTCGTGGACTATATAGCCCATCGCGTCGCGGTCATGTACCTCGGTCGCATCGTCGAGAGCGGACCAGTGGCTGACGTGTTCGCCGATCCGCGGCACCCCTACACGCGAGCTCTGCTGGATGCCGTACCGGTGATCGACCCTGGGCGGCGCCGATTGCCGGTACCGGTCGACGGCGAGGTCCCGAGTCCACTCAACCGGCCTTCCGGATGTGGTTTCGCGCCGCGCTGCCGTTGGGCGACGTCCGAGTGCGATGCCGTCGAGCCCAAACTGTGCGAGCCAGAAGCTGGAGGACGCGCTTATGCCTGTCTCCATCCATTGTCACATAAAAAAACATAA
- a CDS encoding ABC transporter ATP-binding protein, giving the protein MNGAVLQISDLNVTFPGLLRSRSILRGINLKVGGGEVLGLVGESGCGKSMTASACLGMVSTPGRATGSIIVDGQEVIGRPEGQLRAMRGGRIAMVFQNPMRSMNPFFTLGRQMIDVVCCHRSMSRNEARFAVLTELKAVRIPDPELALEKYPHQLSGGQIQRAVIALALACQPRLLIADEPTTALDVTVQAQIVALLRRLADDKGLAVLFITHDLGIVSQLCDRVAVMYAGRIVETGTVEAVIDDPRHPYTTKLLGTVPAIGCAGSDLVSIPGHVPDPAAMPAGCAFHDRCDQATDICATKLPPYRRFGGGHMALCHHAAENQQFTEAS; this is encoded by the coding sequence ATGAACGGTGCGGTTCTTCAGATAAGCGATCTTAACGTAACGTTCCCCGGCCTCTTGCGCTCCCGCTCGATCCTGCGTGGCATCAATCTCAAGGTGGGAGGCGGCGAAGTGCTTGGACTGGTGGGGGAATCGGGTTGCGGCAAGTCCATGACGGCGAGCGCCTGTCTTGGCATGGTGTCGACGCCTGGACGCGCTACCGGCAGTATCATTGTAGACGGCCAGGAGGTTATCGGGCGACCGGAGGGACAATTACGTGCAATGCGCGGCGGCCGGATTGCGATGGTCTTTCAGAATCCGATGCGTTCCATGAACCCGTTCTTCACCCTCGGACGACAAATGATCGACGTCGTGTGTTGCCACCGGTCAATGAGCAGGAACGAAGCACGTTTTGCGGTTTTGACCGAGCTCAAGGCCGTGCGCATCCCTGACCCAGAGTTGGCGCTTGAGAAGTACCCGCACCAGCTTTCCGGCGGCCAGATTCAACGAGCCGTCATCGCGCTCGCTCTCGCCTGCCAACCTCGGCTCCTCATAGCCGACGAGCCAACAACCGCGCTTGACGTGACCGTGCAGGCCCAGATTGTCGCGCTGCTGCGGCGGCTGGCGGACGATAAGGGCCTTGCTGTGCTGTTTATTACGCACGATCTCGGGATCGTTTCGCAACTCTGCGATCGTGTGGCAGTAATGTACGCGGGCCGGATCGTAGAGACCGGAACAGTCGAAGCTGTGATCGATGATCCGCGTCATCCATACACGACGAAGCTGCTCGGCACAGTTCCAGCCATAGGATGTGCAGGATCCGATCTTGTGTCGATACCCGGCCATGTGCCGGATCCTGCTGCCATGCCCGCAGGCTGCGCGTTCCACGACCGATGTGACCAAGCGACGGATATCTGCGCCACAAAACTTCCGCCTTACCGCAGGTTCGGCGGGGGCCACATGGCATTGTGCCATCATGCCGCTGAGAATCAGCAGTTTACGGAGGCATCATGA
- a CDS encoding ABC transporter permease — protein MEMMMATDVIVRPGRMIRARAYIAKHQLFVLGAAILVIVICSVGLASWVTPHSPSEIVMSERLAPPSAEHLMGTDRFGRDIFARVLYGGRLSLLVGLSVVLLSLAIGAPLGLVAGYFGGKTDLLLMRVSDVFMAFPPMLLPIAITATLGPSLWSAIIALGVSWFPGTARVMRAAVLRVRGELYNDAARTIGVGHIRIMIRHVLPNSLTPVIVGASADFGHAILAGASLSFVGLGVRAPAVEWGLMAADSRTDFLNYWWTALFPGLAIFVTVLAVNLIGDGLRDILDPKKERRE, from the coding sequence ATGGAGATGATGATGGCAACTGATGTCATTGTACGGCCCGGCCGGATGATCCGGGCCCGAGCCTACATCGCAAAACACCAGCTGTTCGTACTTGGTGCCGCGATTCTGGTGATCGTGATTTGTAGTGTTGGATTGGCCTCCTGGGTTACGCCTCATTCGCCGAGCGAGATCGTCATGTCGGAGCGACTTGCCCCGCCCAGCGCAGAACACCTGATGGGGACGGATCGTTTTGGCAGGGATATCTTCGCCAGAGTCCTTTATGGTGGAAGGCTATCGCTGCTCGTTGGCCTAAGCGTTGTTCTTCTCTCTTTGGCTATAGGTGCTCCGCTCGGACTTGTTGCCGGATATTTCGGCGGCAAGACTGACCTACTCTTGATGCGCGTCTCGGACGTTTTCATGGCCTTTCCGCCGATGCTGCTGCCAATCGCAATTACCGCTACGCTGGGTCCGAGTCTTTGGAGCGCCATAATTGCGCTCGGCGTCTCCTGGTTTCCCGGGACTGCGCGCGTCATGCGGGCAGCTGTCCTGCGGGTGCGCGGTGAACTCTACAACGATGCTGCGCGCACGATCGGCGTAGGGCATATACGCATTATGATCCGTCACGTTCTGCCGAATTCGCTGACGCCGGTCATCGTTGGAGCATCGGCGGATTTCGGCCATGCAATTCTGGCCGGGGCATCGTTAAGCTTTGTTGGTTTGGGCGTACGGGCTCCGGCTGTCGAGTGGGGCCTCATGGCGGCTGACTCTCGAACCGATTTCTTGAACTACTGGTGGACGGCGCTGTTTCCAGGCTTGGCCATTTTTGTGACTGTACTCGCCGTCAATCTCATTGGCGACGGATTGCGCGACATCCTGGATCCAAAGAAGGAGCGACGAGAATGA
- a CDS encoding ABC transporter permease, giving the protein MMRLKSLAQRLFMLIGIVVGVISIMFLLSRVLAVSPAELMLGGRPTPEMVAKVNAELGLDKPLVFQYVHFIGDILRADFGDSLLTRRPVLLEVRERFGATFELTTLATMLVMLIGIPIGVLSAVRQNSMIDNIVRTVSVAGVAMPSFILAMSLQLLFYGTLGWLPLQGRVDPLILLDDPIQPITGLYLVDSLITGNWAGFSSALRHIALPLLTLTILLLATVTRITRNMMVEVLKEEYIRTAFAYGLPNSVIYYRYALKATLIPILTVVGMTYGLLLGGAVVVESVFDWPGLGAFVVSSIVQNDYPASLGATLLLAGMYLLVNLIVDLLYAVVDPRLRTA; this is encoded by the coding sequence ATGATGCGCCTGAAGTCATTGGCTCAGCGACTATTCATGCTCATAGGGATCGTAGTGGGTGTTATCTCCATTATGTTCCTGCTGAGCCGTGTGCTCGCTGTCTCTCCAGCAGAATTGATGCTTGGCGGCCGGCCTACGCCGGAGATGGTCGCAAAGGTAAACGCCGAGCTCGGCCTCGATAAGCCACTCGTCTTTCAGTATGTGCACTTCATCGGGGATATACTGCGCGCTGACTTCGGCGACAGCCTGCTTACCAGACGGCCTGTGCTACTGGAGGTTCGTGAGCGGTTCGGTGCAACCTTCGAACTAACCACTCTGGCAACAATGCTCGTCATGCTGATCGGTATACCGATCGGAGTTCTGTCTGCGGTACGCCAGAACTCAATGATCGATAACATCGTGCGGACGGTTTCGGTTGCTGGAGTGGCAATGCCCTCCTTCATTCTGGCGATGTCGCTCCAACTCCTCTTCTACGGAACACTCGGATGGCTGCCCCTCCAAGGGCGGGTGGATCCGTTGATTCTTCTGGACGACCCGATCCAGCCCATCACCGGCCTGTACCTCGTCGATTCTCTGATCACCGGGAATTGGGCAGGCTTTTCGAGCGCTCTCAGGCACATCGCGCTGCCTTTGCTCACCCTTACCATCCTACTTCTGGCCACTGTGACGCGGATCACACGCAACATGATGGTTGAAGTCTTAAAGGAGGAATATATCCGAACGGCATTTGCCTATGGGCTACCGAATTCCGTCATCTATTATCGATATGCACTGAAAGCAACCCTCATACCGATCCTGACGGTCGTCGGCATGACGTACGGGCTGCTTCTGGGGGGGGCGGTTGTGGTCGAGTCTGTCTTTGACTGGCCAGGTCTGGGTGCCTTTGTGGTTTCATCGATCGTGCAGAACGACTATCCCGCCTCCCTCGGGGCCACACTTCTACTTGCTGGCATGTATCTCTTGGTCAATCTAATTGTCGACCTTTTGTATGCTGTCGTAGATCCGCGGCTGAGAACAGCGTAA